The window AGGTTGTGTTGAGGCATCTGGTTTCTTAGGGAAATGACTATGTGGTAAAGGTTGATTAAAAGCATGGAATAAGCATTACATCACAAGAGGGACAGCAGAACCACTGCCAACACCCGAAATTGTGTTTAGTCTGGGCCTGGGAGGTGCAGCTGGGTACCGTCCCACCCATGCTGGCAGCAGGACCATTTTAGTGAGGAGACACGGGAAATCCTGCAGAATGGTGCTGGTCAGTAGATGACACGCACTACACATGTgcagctttctttcttttcacgCAACGTCCTGCCAGCTTCGAATACATTAGAATCTTTTAAAATCCCTTCTCGTGTCCTCCAGTCTCTAAAGAGGGGTTTGACATAATTAGAGAACCAGGATAGACAGGCGTACATTTAACTTTAACGATAAAAACACTATAAGAGTCGAAGTTAGTTCAGTTTAATCGATTTCCAGTTCATTGTTCAACATTTGGCGTAACATTGGGGCATCCTTTTCTATTACAAAATTAATTTCACTAAGACAATAATAAAGATGAACTTTATgaatgaaatatatatatatattaacgTCATGGAAACTTTTTCCAACGTCCAAAACGCCTCAATAAATGCAAGAAAAACGCTTAAATCGGGGGTAGGTGTTATTAAATTCTACAGGAGGGTGTTGATCCAAGGTGTTGAGTAATCTTGTTGGGGTTTATTACACAGATAAACTCAATTTGTTACTAAATGTATTAGACATGAAACATCCTGCTGCCGTTTGCAGGACAACAGCTCAGGAGTCGTAATTGACAGAATTCCCCTGCAGAGAAATTCACGCTGACTAATAGTCACCGTGTGGATTCCGCGCCTTTTAACAGCAAAACGTGGACAAAAGCGAAAATGGACCATTAGGACCGATTTAAACAAACCATTAAAGATATCGGGTTCCTGTGCGGCTGCAACATATTGATTAAACTGATGTCCACTTGTCCGCTTGGCTAACATCTAGCAACACCACCGGAGGATGAGAGGACTGGATGGGTCACGGGCGCTCCTCATCTTTTCTCCTAAACGTCGAGTTTTATGTTTTAACCCTATTCTGTTACGGGTCTCTGTGGGGATTTGCCCTTGAGTTGGGGGTATTAAATGCGGTGGGTTCACGGTCCTGGTCTATATAAGGTTGCGTTCACGTACCTCCGTCTCGCCGTTGCGGCCAGCACCGCGGGTCATTTCCATGTTTTCCGAGGGCATTCTCTCATCAAACTCCTCCAACAACCGCGGCCGGGTGGAATGTATAAACTCAAACTAAAAAGGTTCGATGGACCGAGCCGGCAGAGGCGGACAGCGACGTTTATAACAGGCTTCCGTGACGacgagaagggggggagagggcGACTACCGCCCCTCCGGCTTGGGGGCAGTTCTCTCAAAGCTCAGGGCAGATAACAGAAGTGAAAGCGTGAAATAGAAGCTTCCCTGTTGTTATTTCCACTATTGAAGCAGGAACAATTATGTAATACACCCAGCGTGACGCATATGCTCAACTTTTAAAGCGTAATCAGACGCGCAGCTACTTAATGACAGGTTGTTTAAATGGAACGACTTTACCGCCACCTTGTGTCTAAACGACAATATTGCACATTGCGGGCTCTTAAAGGGACAGGGGGAAAAGGTAGTGTGTCGGCCAAATCTAACACAGTTTAGGTAGTCCATTAAAGTGGGTATTATACATATAATACTGATAATTACAGCGCATTCTTAGGCGAAGTGCCCGCTGTTATCTGCTGTCCCGCACCATCTTTTGCCTCGTGTGTGCTCAGTTCTTGGTGCAGTTCTATACAAGCGCCCTTTGTTCTGCAGCTAATCACGCTGGCCGCACAAATACCTGAACGTGTTGTCCTTCAACAAACCTTCATCACTATCATGTCAAGTGAATCAACAAGATTCAAGAGGGGGAAATGTTCAGCACACTTTAATTTATCTAAAAAGTTGTGACGTCAAAATATTTCATTAGTGACACACACGTGTTATTGCTAAAAACCACATCCTATAGGATTATAAGTATTTTATCCACAGATGACAGATCTAAAATACAAAGCCACGTCACGAAAGAGAGATCCATCCAAAAGAAACACATCTGGACTCGTGACACCAGAAAATGAGAACCAGCGTATAGACCCTGACTGAAATGGTCCTGTTTTTGACCAGTCATCTCAGGCTGGGCTGCAACCATCCAGTCTTTTTATTCTTCCCACAGTTGCCTTGACGATCCTCCACTAAATTTGGCCTCATAAAAATGTGAAGCGGCCCATTATCTGGGAATCCTGAATCCTGACTTCCCTGTTACTCATTTTATTGTTCCATTCTACTCACTATTAAAGTCATGTTATAAGACCCAAACCTCAAAACATGAAGGGTGAAATTCTGACTAATTTAaggtatatataaaaaagattcAAACACCAAAATATAAACTGTAGCTCTCATGCATGACTTGAATGGCAGATAGAATGGAACAGGGGGTCCAACAATACATAAAGACCAATGCTGACTCATGTTGGTCACATCAGCACCAAGCTGAAGATATTCAGAAATGCCATCGCAGCTTGAATAAGGAGCTTCCAACAAAAGTGTAACAATTGTGACCAAATGGTCTCCTGTGCCCAACAGCTTCCACTATAATTTCCATGCAACAGGCCCGCGAGTTCGAAGAGATTCCAAATACTTTGTGATTTAAAACAGAGCTGCAAAACTCAAAGAATCTCCGGAAGAACGCATTCGAACAGACCCCCTCACATCCATCAGTgaatcaaatattaaaatgtagcCGAGGAGGTTCAAGAGTCTGTGACATCGACGCCTTCAGCACGGCCTCTTCCTATTGCAGGTTCGGCGCGTCACGGCGAGGGCGGACGGGGATGAGCTCCCCATGAGGCTGAAGGATCCGCCTCGCAGCGTGCCGAGTCATCGGGCGCGTGTTGTTGCTAGGGGCGTGCACCACCAAATATCGCACTTCTTTCTTCAAACCTGGAAGACGGTGTGTTTGGAGACAGCTGCCCCGGCCGCCAGCCGAGATGCGCCCAGAGCCGCCTGCCTCCTGCCGCAGTGGGCATACGCTGATGGACGCCTCATCCCGGGTTCACCACAGATGCAAGCAAGTGTAGGCGGCTTAAAGGAACGCCGCCGAACAGACACTTCTCGGAGcttattttgatttttattcCCACGGAATATCTGCAGTTTGTTGGCATCGATCGGAGTGTTTACAGAAAAAGCTGCGTGCGCTTTCGGTCAGCCCGTGATGCGTTTCAGGGGGGATTAATGCGCAGCACAGCCGACACATCCTGGCCTGTCCACAGAGGCCAGTGATTTAACTGCAGAACGCGCCAGGCGTTTACGTTTTTCAAGCTTATGCAACGTGTAGGACATTGTTTCCGTGAGCTCATAGGCTGGCCTGGCAATGACATCAGATTTAACTTGAACGGCAGTATTGCAGCACGGAGGATTGGGGCGTGATGAAGTGCCCGAGAGCCAAGCGCGCATCCTCCGAGCTGGACATTTTGTGGTGATGTTCGCTGTTCCGAACAGTCCCAGGCAAGTGAGGCCATTCATCTGGAGCTGGAGAACTGCGTCACTGGCCGTGCGTGTTGCAGGTAGGCAGCAAAGTCTCCCACCAGCAGCGGGAGAGCATCACCACCACCGACACCACCATCGTCATCGTCGCTACGCAATGTCGCCGGTGGATGCTTAAGGTACCGGGATGGATTCAGTGGACGATTCGAGGAAAGATCCACAGCTGGGATCCGCGTTTTCATCGGCGCCCAATTTAGACGCGGACATTAACGTCAACGAGCGCAGGTTTGTGTACGAGAACGGCACAGACCACAATGTCAACATCCAGAACGCAGCCCTGCGGGGGGCGAGTGACCCCAGCGCCTACCCGAACTATCACGGGCTCGTGCGCCAGAGGTTCATCCGGCGAAGTTTTGTGGACTCCGAGGAGCAGTCGGTGGAGATGCCGGAGTGTGTCACTAGCAGCCCGGTGCTCAACATCGATTTACGGACCATCGTCGACCGCAGCCGCACGCGGGTCCGACTCGGCCTGGGGGAGACCTCCAGCACGGAGAGCCAGGTGGGGCTGAAGGACAGCGCCACCGAGAGCCTGAGCGCCGACGAGGAGAAAGGGGATAGAAGAGAGCAGAAGGCAGAGGTCGTGTCCTCGGACGTCACAGGTAAAGCAGGAAGCGACGAAAACGAAGAGGAGCCAGGGATGAAGGCCGTGTCCACATCACCCGGGGGACGCTTCCTTAAGTTCGATATTGAACTGGGAAGGGGATCCTTCAAGACCGTCTATAAAGGCCTGGACACGGACACCTGGGTGGAAGTTGCTTGGTGCGAACTCCAGGTGGGTTCGAAATCACCCCAGCACGTCACATGACGTCACACACAATTGGTTGGCCACAATATGGTCCTCAAAACTATATAGTTTCAGGTGGAGACAGTGATCATACCTCTCTGGTCATCACAAGTCACTAACCATAACAGAATCAGGCTTGTTCATTAGCCTCATTCCCCCTTGGGTTTCTCACACAGGACAGATTAAAACAGTTTATATATAAATTATGATGATATCAGAGTCCGCTCCAgtacgggtgtgtgtgtctgtgtgtgtgtgtgagtgacattTTAACATAGTGGCGACAAATGCATTATCATTGATTATTATTTGCAAATTTCTTTTATCCATATCATGTCGCCCGGCGGAGGCTGTGTGGGACAGTTTATGATGTCACACTCATGAAGATGAtaataaaaggcagaaaagggTGGGGTAAAGTTTGGCCCTCTCTCTACTCCTGCGGTGACAGAGCTTCACTCAGATGGTCCCTGTTCTTCTCACCCGGCATGTCTGCATCAAACACAGTGTGGTCACAATTAAAGTCACAGTAATCAGTTACGGTGGTGTTGTTCAGGCCTTTTGTTTTCTGCCCCTTTTCGCAGTTCGTGATCATGAGCTGGTCACAATTAGCAATCAGAGAAGTGTTTGTGATGCGTAACAACCAATCTCCCCACATGTTTAGAATTCAgagctggcagagctgcagcgagGTCAGCTGCGGGTTGACATCAGAGAGTACAAGGTGCGGGAAGCTCGTCTGCTGCAGGATTACagcgagctggaggaggaaaacatctccCTTCAGAAGCAAGTGTCTGTGCTGAGGCAGAACCAGGTGAGACCAGCAAGGTGGTACGTGTGGGTGTTGAATTACATACTTATTGTTATTTAAAGATTAAAGGAAGAGTTGATTATTCAAtttgaatttttaaataaaaaatacttttggctttcatttaaaagtgaaattacTGACATCCTAGGGCGTTGGTACTTTTGCTTTGTTGGCAACttggctgagaagtggagggttctcgaCTTGacccccagtgcagacaaaacatggaaggtgttctggtagtagggtaaggtgccagaacaccttcagagcactgccgaggtacccttgagcaaggtaccgagtcaacaaatgctcatatagggccctgtgatgaactggcaactcaccCGTGGGTGGACTCTGCCTTCACTTATTTTGTaacctccctgtgaccccgaaagggataaaacGGTTAAGAGACGAGATTACTGACATCCTTTCTTTGGTATCTTTTCCTATCTGCTAAGGTGGAATTTGAAGGTCTCAAACACGAGATCCGCAGGCTGGAAGAGGACTCCCAGTGTCTCCACAGTCAGTTGGAGGAAGCCGTGCGCCTGAGGGAAATCAGTGAGCGACAGTTGACAGAGGCCTTGGAAACGATTAAAACGGAGCGTGAGCAGAAGGCCACCCTGCGAAAAGAGCTCTCCCACTACATGACAATCGGCGGATCGGTGTACAACGGCTCATTCAGCATCTCCATCGACAACCTGAAACTCCACGAGGATCCCTCCGCCGCCACCGAGCCCGACAACGACGATCTAATCCGAGGCTTTGAAAATGGCTTGCTGAAGGCGAGCGAAGACGACGATGACAACAAGAGATTGGAAGCTTTCAAGCCGGCTCCGAGCCTGGTGGACGACCTGCTGAGTGAGCTCAACATCTGCGAGATTCAGAAACTGAAACAGCCGCTTATGCAGGTACGAACACGAGATTGCCCACGTACATTTGTGAATTTATCAGTTGATGCTATAAcagcttaaaaagaaaaaaaaatatttttggagAAGCAGTTGTGTTCACTGAAAATATGTTTGTCTTGTCaaggtggagagggagaaagtagTCCTTATCAACTCTCTCCAGGAGAGCCAGAAGCAGCTAGAACAGGCCTACGGGACAGTGTCTGAACAAAAGGAAACGGTCAACAGACTTACTGAGAATCTGAGTGCAATGAGGAAACTTCAGGCCAGTAAGGAGCGCCAGTCTGCCCTCGACAGCGAAAAAGACAGAGACAGCCACGACGACGGAGACTACTATGAGCTCGATATAAACGGGCCTGAGATTCTGCAGTGCAAGTACACGGTGGCCATGTCAGAAGCCGGAGAGCTGAGGCAGGAGCTGAAGACTCTGAAGGGAAAGTACGAGAAGTGTCGAAATCAGTATGAAGAGGAGCAGGCCCGACTGGAGGGTGACGTCCAGGAGTTGAGGTCAAAGTTGCAAACCGTGGAAAAGATCAGCCAGTTGGATAAAGCACAAATGGCTCGTCTGGAAAAAGAGCTCCGTCTGgtcagcgaggctgcaggagagtcGCTGGGCAGCCTTAACGTAGCCCAGGACGAGCTCATATCCTTCAGTGAAGAGTTAGCCAATCTGTACAACCACGTGTGTATGTGCAACAATGAGACCCCTAACCGCGTCATGTTGGACTACTACAAGCAGGGCAAAGCTATTATAAAGAAGGGGCAAGAAGGGAAAGAGCACCAGTCTTCCTTACTTCTCAGTAATGGGATGCTTGAGACCGAGGTTAAAAATTCCCAATCGGCCAACACCTCGACTACGCTGGCTCCTGCCCCGGAGCAACGGCCAGAGCCAATGAACATCTACAACCTTGTAGCTATCATCAGGGACCAAATTCGACACCTACAGCAGGCGGTGGACCGCACCACAGACCTTTCACGTCAGAGACTCGCCAATATGGAGCTGAGCTCTGTTGCAGACAAGGACAAAGAGGCTTGTATGGAAGAGATCCTCAAACTCAAGTCCCTGCTTAGCACCAAAAGGGAGCAGATCGCTACACTCAGAGCTGTGCTCAAAGCAAACAAGCAGGTCAGAAAACCGCTCTGTGCGTCTACATCAACACTGCGTGTATTTGATAATGTTCCACATGTGTGCTTTGGTTCAGAGAAGTGATGTTCATTGTACTCCAGAACAGGCTTGTCCAGAAATAATCAGTATGATTTTTAGCACAAGAATTAATAATTATATCTGGTTTCCTTTAGACGGCTGAGGTTGCTCTGGCCAACCTGAAGAGTAAATATGACAGTGAAAAGGCCATGGTGATGGAGACGATGATGAAACTCCGTAATGAACTCAAGGCATTAAAAGAGGATGCTGCTACGTTATCTTCTCTTCGAGCTATGTTTGCGACAAGGTAAAATTATTTATAATCACTGGTTTGTTCCCACCATGACATCTGTTGGACTGGAACATGAACTTCCGAAAGTATAAATAATCGAAATATTGGTGTTTGTACTGAATGCATTTTGCCTCTGGAaagccacaaagcatgctgggaaacttCTGATGTAATAGTTGTGCGAGCCAGGCAAAGACATCCTCCCATCTGGAAAACGCAGTCTGGGAGAAGGAGAAAACGTGGAACAGCAGGAGCGTTTGCAGGCGAaactgcgccccctgctggaatgAATGTTGTCCTGTAACGGTTGACCTTTGCCTTCCCTCTCCGTCTCAGGTGTGACGAGTACGTGACACAGTTGGACGACATGCAGAGGCAGCTGGCTGTGGCagaggatgaaaagaaaaccCTGAACTCTCTGTTGCGCATGGCCATCCAGCAGAAACTCCCCCTGACGCAGCGCCTGGAGGATTTGGAGTTTGACCACAAGCAGGCACGTcgcagcagcgctgcagcagcggGTGGAAAGGGCAAAACAAAGGGCAAAGGAGGCTTTTCTACCCATCATGTGAGTGAACCTGTCCATAGATCCCCAATTTCTGCAAAGCTTGgaatttattccttttttaaatttcacttttTGTAGCCATTATAGctcaaatgaaatgcaaaagtTCAGCCTTTTTAAACTGTCatggtgtgtttttcttttggatttttttcttttaatatggtgagacaatattttttaaaaatcttgtCTTTTAATCTTGTCTTGTCTTTTAATCTTGTCTGTTTTTAATCTATTCTTGTCTTTTCAGTAAACTCATCTCGAGTGGTGTTCTGTAGGAGCTCCATCAGTGTGACTGTTATCCTCACCAATTCTCCACTCGTCATGGTTGATACAACATTCTTGCAGACTCAAGAATTGCATCTAACATTTGCTGATGCCTGTTTTACCCTGACTGAGCACTTTTATCGTGTTTGCTCTTAGgtaaattcttttattttttatctaaAACAGTACTAATTTTAGTATTATATCTTGTTTGTGCATGTTTATCTGACAGATTTATTGACATTctacatgttttcatttatttatttttattataaaatcAGAGATTatgtgatcatttaaaaaaacaaacaatggtATGCTCAACCTAGGTCAACATAAAAAAGCTTCTATgccttggttttatttttattaatttggCCTTAGATCTAGAGGTGCCTTTCAGACAGCCAATAGAAGCAACAGATCTTCATCacaatttctgtttgttttattatcTTGACCCTGCAATTATGAAGCATCAATTTGAAGGTCTGAACTCGGATTCCTTTGTGAGCGCTTCTCATTTGTAGACATTGCAGTTGGAGATTTAAGGTATGCTTGTGATTACAGAAATGTATTAATACAAAACGTATTTAAAGATTTCTAAGTTAAGGTCAGATGTTAATAGTATTCATAAACTTTATTCTTgaagagttttctttttaaatgtgcattaaTGTAATACcacttttttttataaactTAAAGTCCATTGTCTGCAAATAAGCCTGCCATGCTAttgtatgtttttgatgttcATGTGCAATTTGCATGACAAGGGAAAGCAAACTGAAAACTGATTATCTCAAAGTAGGCAATATTGTTCTTACACAAAAAGTATTCTTGTCTCCATCCAGGCTATTGCATGTCTATTGTTGTCCTCATAATTTCACGAGGGAGTGTTTCTTGGAAGTGTCCAATTGGAATTAAAATATTGACAGACTTCTGGTAAAACACTAACAAAATCCATGACCGTTTCACTGTTTGCTAACAACTGTGGTGTGTTTGGGGGAAATAAATATGATTTTATCAGTACTGGGTTGGCTAATTTATTTAGTGAAACAACAGCCAATGTTCTACATCTACAatgcattatttgtttttaatctatGGATTTCACACATATGACAGTTAAATGGCCAACAGCTACATATTTTTGTATAAATTCCGTTGCGTATTGTTTAAGATTAAAATAATATGTTGTAGGAAGAACTTGTGAACAATAATATGCCATTTAAAAAATCTCAAAAGTAATTAAATGTGaggtttcacatttatttttaaacgcTAATTTACTTTAAAATCTCTGTCACTTGGATAAACCCGTAAGACATTAGGGTAAAATGGGTTTAACAAGTCGCTACAATGGCGTCATTTCCGGTTTAAGGAaaggtttttccattttttcctcgACGTCGACGTAAACCCCGCCCCAATGTGAAGTGACGTAAAAGGGCGTGGCCAACAGAGGACAGAAGGGACTTCACAATGGGAGGTTCGTTACTTTTTTGTACttaaaaaaagagtttaatCGCCCTTTCCCCTTActtttgtttagtttttaaaCACAGATTTGTAAGTCACGGATCACTTAGATTTCCTCGGCTCTGTTAATGACTTTAAAAGTTATCGCAGTGTCAATAAAAGCGATAAGTCCTTCCTCTGCAAAGTTTTTGACAGTAGAAGGAACTATTTGATCAGCAGCTTAAATAAAGTTGATTTTTCTTGCGAGCACATCGCTGCACTTGATAATCTTGACAGACCTCAGCTCAGGCACGTCTGTTAAAATTCCTCTGCTGTTGACATGCAACAAAATCTAAAAGGGTCCTCATGTTCAATTAAATAATCTAAAATCAGACTGGTTGGTGTACCAGCCTTGCCGAAGCAAGCTATTTGTATAATGTGTCTCTGTTTAGACGATTTTCGTGAACAGCTGATAGAAGATAGCGCCTTCCTCAAAGCTGACTGGAGGCTGGACACGGAGCTGGTAGACAAGctcatcctgcagctgaacaGAATCTACCCACAGATCCTTACAGACAAGGAGGCCACCAAAGTAAGTCTTCAAGACAGAACACCCCAAACCAAAATTATAGTTCCCCCCAAAACTTTCCCCAAACATCTGctttttaacattaaacatATTTGCATATCTGCTGTTAACGTTCAGTTTCGAAACTTGGATGTACCCACAAGTGTTCGGATGGGAGAGCTTCTTACACATC is drawn from Takifugu rubripes chromosome 19, fTakRub1.2, whole genome shotgun sequence and contains these coding sequences:
- the LOC105419139 gene encoding protein bicaudal D homolog 2-like yields the protein MDSVDDSRKDPQLGSAFSSAPNLDADINVNERRFVYENGTDHNVNIQNAALRGASDPSAYPNYHGLVRQRFIRRSFVDSEEQSVEMPECVTSSPVLNIDLRTIVDRSRTRVRLGLGETSSTESQVGLKDSATESLSADEEKGDRREQKAEVVSSDVTGKAGSDENEEEPGMKAVSTSPGGRFLKFDIELGRGSFKTVYKGLDTDTWVEVAWCELQNSELAELQRGQLRVDIREYKVREARLLQDYSELEEENISLQKQVSVLRQNQVEFEGLKHEIRRLEEDSQCLHSQLEEAVRLREISERQLTEALETIKTEREQKATLRKELSHYMTIGGSVYNGSFSISIDNLKLHEDPSAATEPDNDDLIRGFENGLLKASEDDDDNKRLEAFKPAPSLVDDLLSELNICEIQKLKQPLMQVEREKVVLINSLQESQKQLEQAYGTVSEQKETVNRLTENLSAMRKLQASKERQSALDSEKDRDSHDDGDYYELDINGPEILQCKYTVAMSEAGELRQELKTLKGKYEKCRNQYEEEQARLEGDVQELRSKLQTVEKISQLDKAQMARLEKELRLVSEAAGESLGSLNVAQDELISFSEELANLYNHVCMCNNETPNRVMLDYYKQGKAIIKKGQEGKEHQSSLLLSNGMLETEVKNSQSANTSTTLAPAPEQRPEPMNIYNLVAIIRDQIRHLQQAVDRTTDLSRQRLANMELSSVADKDKEACMEEILKLKSLLSTKREQIATLRAVLKANKQTAEVALANLKSKYDSEKAMVMETMMKLRNELKALKEDAATLSSLRAMFATRCDEYVTQLDDMQRQLAVAEDEKKTLNSLLRMAIQQKLPLTQRLEDLEFDHKQARRSSAAAAGGKGKTKGKGGFSTHH